From Juglans regia cultivar Chandler chromosome 8, Walnut 2.0, whole genome shotgun sequence, the proteins below share one genomic window:
- the LOC109009755 gene encoding heavy metal-associated isoprenylated plant protein 35-like, which yields MATADAKTELAKEVAKDVPEESPPEPLKYKTWVLKVSIHCEGCKRKVKKVLKNIEGVYTTDVDLKQQKVIVTGNLNPEILIKKLVKTGKHAELWPEKAGTKERKNGKPKNKEKQSDQESSEESNHGGDKEKETIDVEDQDPAKNCYGCEGGVASGKTGGQAKEPKPEVNVPSINQTPAADMQGGGGSGGKKKKKKKKKGQKASNSNVDGAEHSGNAPPRTESANRTGQGPILAPANSSPPLQHVYPRYPPSNYSPPRQHLYDQDPQHYHVTPMNATSYTVAYPTSTSYHMTSPPSYDYLYVLQGPPGFETRSEHPPADRDMCSLLRRTVSEIFSDENPNGCSII from the exons ATGGCAACAGCAGACGCCAAGACCGAATTAGCTAAGGAAGTAGCTAAAGACGTACCGGAAGAAAGTCCTCCAGAACCTCTCAAATACAAG ACATGGGTCTTGAAAGTCTCAATCCACTGTGAAGGCtgcaaaagaaaagtaaaaaaggtTCTAAAAAACATTGAAG GGGTATATACGACAGACGTTGATTTGAAGCAACAAAAGGTCATTGTAACGGGGAATTTAAACCCAGAGATTTTGATCAAGAAATTGGTAAAGACAGGGAAACATGCAGAGCTTTGGCCTGAAAAAGCTGGcacaaaagagagaaagaacGGCAAACCCAAGAACAAAGAGAAACAAAGCGACCAAGAAAGCTCTGAGGAAAGTAACCATGGTGGTGATAAGGAAAAAGAGACAATTGACGTTGAAGATCAAGACCCTGCGAAGAATTGTTACGGTTGTGAAGGCGGTGTTGCAAGTGGTAAAACCGGTGGACAAGCGAAGGAGCCAAAGCCTGAGGTGAATGTACCGTCCATCAACCAGACACCGGCAGCTGATATGCAGGGTGGCGGTGGCAGTGGaggcaaaaagaagaaaaagaagaaaaagaaggggcAAAAAGCGAGTAACAGCAACGTCGATGGGGCCGAACATTCAGGCAATGCCCCGCCACGCACAGAATCAGCAAATCGTACTGGTCAAGGTCCAATTCTAGCTCCAGCCAATAGCAGCCCTCCACTTCAGCATGTGTACCCTCGATACCCACCATCCAATTACAGCCCTCCACGTCAGCATTTGTATGATCAAGACCCACAACATTACCATGTAACTCCAATGAATGCAACGAGCTACACTGTGGCATACCCTACTAGCACATCATACCACATGACCTCACCACCATCGTATGACTATCTGTATGTCCTCCAGGGTCCTCCAGGGTTCGAGACCAGGTCGGAGCATCCACCAGCGGATCGTGACATGTGTTCCTTGTTGCGCCGGACCGTCTCAGAGATATTCAGTGATGAAAATCCAAATGGGTGCTCAATCATTTGA
- the LOC109009753 gene encoding formin-like protein 11 isoform X1, producing the protein MGSGSEILHMIIIIFILLSLCNTHILISTVVLNAAEDFSARRVQQVYLREENGDMIENRIHKVSGEDENGERGGLIVEKFRALLGLKSFHRRSPSHGGSEFVLLSPSPSPAIEAEAPAPVPVLHIHANPHPPARRSSSLAPHHRKSQKEHRDKDRVRTILVAVILSAVAAFLVCALVLIWVCKKRRKHRTKPTRIVSVYSKKGGIRGKIKKVGTQNSASKVSQNLGLDHFYLNSLGTDLEQQTFFLKQPSEAGNTSSCHSTPKFTLHAIQEPNQELKKVDSDNASSSSTREITSIHEDAESIKYESDGCNHSPGDKVIPIECHSSDDESFHSFCESFSSNIRLSNASAGSLGEASNTFCEQASQNKASLANSLDIEMSLGTRDLSSTQDSTPPPCNPKQEKLAVEYSSDCQKGSEHPSAPPRPPPPPPPPPPPPMTCSPSYSSDIITSKASCSLEFPNLSSPINLDSSSGTNKTPHTDFPSSPETHLKPSQSPSCIPPPPCPPPLWKGNINSARGLPPSSLLTPFTPLGKDGAPLPKLKPLHWDKVRAAPDRSMVWDKLRSSSFELDEEMIESLFGYNLQNPMKSDEAKSNTPSPSKHVLEPKRLQNITILSKALNVTAEQVCETLLQGKGLSLQQLEALVKMVPTKEEEAKLFSYKGDINELGSAEKFVIVILRIPFAFLRVEAMLYRETFEDEVVHLKNFFSVLEEACKELRSSRLFLKLLEAVLKTGNRMNVGTIRGGARAFKLDALLKLADVKGTDGKTTLLHFVVQEIIRSEGIRVSDSIMGRINQQNKTKTVEEREEDYRRMGLDLVSSLSTELYNVKKTAAIDLDVLASSVSNLSDGMAKLQHLVYKDLSMDEQNGNFVSSIRFFLSYAEKNLKDLQGDEDRVLTHVKEITEYFHGNLSKDEANPLRIFVIVRDFLCMLDNVCKELRSSKAPRSPNPLAPFL; encoded by the exons ATGGGTTCCGGTTCTGAGATTCTccacatgatcatcatcattttcattCTCCTATCATTATGCAATACCCACATTTTGATTTCAACCGTTGTGTTGAATGCAGCAGAAGACTTCAGTGCTCGCCGAGTACAACAGGTGTACCTCAGGGAAGAAAATGGAGATATGATTGAAAACCGCATTCATAAAGTTTCAGGAGAGGATGAAAATGGAGAGAGGGGAGGTTTGATAGTGGAAAAGTTTAGAGCTTTGCTTGGACTAAAGAGCTTCCACAGAAGAAGCCCATCACACGGTGGGTCTGAGTTTGTGCTGCTTTCACCCTCTCCATCACCCGCCATTGAAGCTGAAGCTCCAGCTCCTGTTCCAGTGCTGCATATCCATGCAAATCCCCATCCTCCAGCACGGCGCTCGAGTTCACTTGCACCACATCACCGCAAGTCTCAAAAAGAGCATAGAGATAAAGACAGAGTTAGAACGATTCTTGTTGCAGTCATCTTGTCTGCAGTTGCTGCTTTCTTAGTTTGTGCTCTTGTGCTCATTTGGGTCTGCAAGAAGCGCAGAAAACATAGAACGAAACCCACAAGAATAGTGTCGGTTTACAGCAAAAAAGGAGGAATCAGAGGTAAAATAAAGAAAGTGGGTACCCAAAATTCAGCAAGCAAGGTGAGCCAAAATCTTGGCCTTGAccacttttatctcaattcattggGAACAGATTTAGAGCAGCAGACATTCTTTCTTAAGCAACCTTCTGAAGCTGGAAACACTTCATCATGTCATAGCACACCTAAATTTACATTGCATGCGATTCAAGAGCCAAACCAAGAACTGAAAAAAGTGGATTCTGATAATGCTAGTAGCTCTTCCACAAGGGAAATTACATCTATTCATGAGGATGCAGAGTCAATCAAATATGAATCAGATGGTTGTAACCATTCACCTGGTGACAAAGTTATTCCAATTGAATGTCATTCATCTGATGATGAATCTTTCCATTCATTTTGTGAATCATTTTCATCAAACATCCGGCTTTCCAATGCTTCAGCTGGTAGTCTTGGTGAGGCATCAAATACATTCTGTGAACAAGCGTCACAGAACAAAGCTTCTTTGGCAAACTCTTTAGACATAGAAATGTCTCTTGGTACCAGAGATCTTAGCTCCACACAAGATTCAACTCCACCTCCATGCAATCCCAAACAGGAAAAACTAGCAGTTGAATATTCTTCAGATTGTCAAAAAGGCTCCGAGCACCCATCGGCACCACCACggcctccacctccacctccgcCCCCTCCACCACCACCTATGACATGTTCTCCTTCATACTCTTCAGATATAATTACATCTAAAGCTTCATGTTCTTTAGAATTTCCAAATCTGTCATCTCCTATAAATTTAGATTCTTCATCAGGAACAAATAAAACTCCACACACAGACTTCCCTTCTTCTCCTGAAACCCACCTTAAACCATCACAATCACCATCTTGTATTCCTCCACCACCATGTCCACCTCCACTCTGGAAAGGCAATATTAACTCTGCAAGAGGCCTGCCTCCATCATCTCTATTGACTCCGTTTACTCCATTGGGCAAAGACGGAGCTCCGTTACCAAAATTGAAGCCACTCCACTGGGACAAGGTTAGAGCTGCTCCGGATCGTTCTATGGTGTGGGATAAGCTCCGATCAAGTTCATTTGA gttGGACGAGGAAATGATTGAATCACTTTTTGGATACAACCTACAAAATCCAATGAAGAGTGATGAAGCAAAGAGCAACACTCCCTCTCCAAGCAAGCATGTTCTTGAGCCAAAGAGACTACAGAATATCACTATACTCTCAAAAGCCTTGAATGTGACCGCTGAGCAAGTATGTGAAACTCTATTACAAG GGAAGGGGTTGAGTTTACAACAACTGGAGGCACTGGTGAAGATGGTACCGACCAAGGAAGAAGAGGCTAAACTCTTTAGCTATAAGGGAGATATTAATGAACTGGGGTCTGCAGAGAAGTTTGTTATAGTAATTCTAAGGATACCATTTGCCTTTCTACGAGTTGAAGCTATGCTTTACAGAGAAACTTTTGAAGATGAGGTAGTCCATCTGAAGAACTTCTTTTCGGTGCTAGAG GAGGCCTGCAAGGAACTCAGATCAAGCAGGCTTTTCTTAAAGCTGCTCGAAGCCGTGCTCAAAACAGGCAACCGTATGAATGTTGGAACGATCAGAGGAGGTGCCAGAGCATTTAAGCTTGATGCCCTCCTTAAACTTGCTGATGTGAAAGGAACAGATGGGAAAACTACCTTGCTCCACTTTGTCGTCCAAGAAATAATCCGGTCAGAAGGTATTAGAGTTTCAGATAGCATTATGGGGAGGAtcaaccaacaaaacaaaacgaaaACGGTtgaagagagggaagaagattACAGAAGAATGGGCCTTGATCTTGTTTCTAGTCTAAGTACTGAACTCTACAACGTGAAAAAGACAGCTGCAATTGATTTGGATGTTCTTGCAAGCTCTGTCTCGAATTTATCTGATGGAATGGCTAAACTGCAACATCTAGTGTACAAGGACTTGTCTATGGATGAACAAAATGGTAACTTTGTAAGCTCCATAAGATTCTTCCTGAGTTATGCAGAGAAAAATCTAAAAGACTTGCAAGGAGATGAAGATAGGGTCCTAACACATGTCAAAGAAATTACCGAGTACTTTCATGGAAACTTGAGCAAAGACGAAGCCAACCCACTTCGAATATTTGTGATCGTGAGAGACTTTTTGTGCATGTTAGACAATGTTTGCAAAGAGCTTAGAAGCTCGAAAGCTCCACGCAGTCCGAATCCTCTGGCACCATTCCTGTAG
- the LOC109009753 gene encoding formin-like protein 11 isoform X2, with translation MIENRIHKVSGEDENGERGGLIVEKFRALLGLKSFHRRSPSHGGSEFVLLSPSPSPAIEAEAPAPVPVLHIHANPHPPARRSSSLAPHHRKSQKEHRDKDRVRTILVAVILSAVAAFLVCALVLIWVCKKRRKHRTKPTRIVSVYSKKGGIRGKIKKVGTQNSASKVSQNLGLDHFYLNSLGTDLEQQTFFLKQPSEAGNTSSCHSTPKFTLHAIQEPNQELKKVDSDNASSSSTREITSIHEDAESIKYESDGCNHSPGDKVIPIECHSSDDESFHSFCESFSSNIRLSNASAGSLGEASNTFCEQASQNKASLANSLDIEMSLGTRDLSSTQDSTPPPCNPKQEKLAVEYSSDCQKGSEHPSAPPRPPPPPPPPPPPPMTCSPSYSSDIITSKASCSLEFPNLSSPINLDSSSGTNKTPHTDFPSSPETHLKPSQSPSCIPPPPCPPPLWKGNINSARGLPPSSLLTPFTPLGKDGAPLPKLKPLHWDKVRAAPDRSMVWDKLRSSSFELDEEMIESLFGYNLQNPMKSDEAKSNTPSPSKHVLEPKRLQNITILSKALNVTAEQVCETLLQGKGLSLQQLEALVKMVPTKEEEAKLFSYKGDINELGSAEKFVIVILRIPFAFLRVEAMLYRETFEDEVVHLKNFFSVLEEACKELRSSRLFLKLLEAVLKTGNRMNVGTIRGGARAFKLDALLKLADVKGTDGKTTLLHFVVQEIIRSEGIRVSDSIMGRINQQNKTKTVEEREEDYRRMGLDLVSSLSTELYNVKKTAAIDLDVLASSVSNLSDGMAKLQHLVYKDLSMDEQNGNFVSSIRFFLSYAEKNLKDLQGDEDRVLTHVKEITEYFHGNLSKDEANPLRIFVIVRDFLCMLDNVCKELRSSKAPRSPNPLAPFL, from the exons ATGATTGAAAACCGCATTCATAAAGTTTCAGGAGAGGATGAAAATGGAGAGAGGGGAGGTTTGATAGTGGAAAAGTTTAGAGCTTTGCTTGGACTAAAGAGCTTCCACAGAAGAAGCCCATCACACGGTGGGTCTGAGTTTGTGCTGCTTTCACCCTCTCCATCACCCGCCATTGAAGCTGAAGCTCCAGCTCCTGTTCCAGTGCTGCATATCCATGCAAATCCCCATCCTCCAGCACGGCGCTCGAGTTCACTTGCACCACATCACCGCAAGTCTCAAAAAGAGCATAGAGATAAAGACAGAGTTAGAACGATTCTTGTTGCAGTCATCTTGTCTGCAGTTGCTGCTTTCTTAGTTTGTGCTCTTGTGCTCATTTGGGTCTGCAAGAAGCGCAGAAAACATAGAACGAAACCCACAAGAATAGTGTCGGTTTACAGCAAAAAAGGAGGAATCAGAGGTAAAATAAAGAAAGTGGGTACCCAAAATTCAGCAAGCAAGGTGAGCCAAAATCTTGGCCTTGAccacttttatctcaattcattggGAACAGATTTAGAGCAGCAGACATTCTTTCTTAAGCAACCTTCTGAAGCTGGAAACACTTCATCATGTCATAGCACACCTAAATTTACATTGCATGCGATTCAAGAGCCAAACCAAGAACTGAAAAAAGTGGATTCTGATAATGCTAGTAGCTCTTCCACAAGGGAAATTACATCTATTCATGAGGATGCAGAGTCAATCAAATATGAATCAGATGGTTGTAACCATTCACCTGGTGACAAAGTTATTCCAATTGAATGTCATTCATCTGATGATGAATCTTTCCATTCATTTTGTGAATCATTTTCATCAAACATCCGGCTTTCCAATGCTTCAGCTGGTAGTCTTGGTGAGGCATCAAATACATTCTGTGAACAAGCGTCACAGAACAAAGCTTCTTTGGCAAACTCTTTAGACATAGAAATGTCTCTTGGTACCAGAGATCTTAGCTCCACACAAGATTCAACTCCACCTCCATGCAATCCCAAACAGGAAAAACTAGCAGTTGAATATTCTTCAGATTGTCAAAAAGGCTCCGAGCACCCATCGGCACCACCACggcctccacctccacctccgcCCCCTCCACCACCACCTATGACATGTTCTCCTTCATACTCTTCAGATATAATTACATCTAAAGCTTCATGTTCTTTAGAATTTCCAAATCTGTCATCTCCTATAAATTTAGATTCTTCATCAGGAACAAATAAAACTCCACACACAGACTTCCCTTCTTCTCCTGAAACCCACCTTAAACCATCACAATCACCATCTTGTATTCCTCCACCACCATGTCCACCTCCACTCTGGAAAGGCAATATTAACTCTGCAAGAGGCCTGCCTCCATCATCTCTATTGACTCCGTTTACTCCATTGGGCAAAGACGGAGCTCCGTTACCAAAATTGAAGCCACTCCACTGGGACAAGGTTAGAGCTGCTCCGGATCGTTCTATGGTGTGGGATAAGCTCCGATCAAGTTCATTTGA gttGGACGAGGAAATGATTGAATCACTTTTTGGATACAACCTACAAAATCCAATGAAGAGTGATGAAGCAAAGAGCAACACTCCCTCTCCAAGCAAGCATGTTCTTGAGCCAAAGAGACTACAGAATATCACTATACTCTCAAAAGCCTTGAATGTGACCGCTGAGCAAGTATGTGAAACTCTATTACAAG GGAAGGGGTTGAGTTTACAACAACTGGAGGCACTGGTGAAGATGGTACCGACCAAGGAAGAAGAGGCTAAACTCTTTAGCTATAAGGGAGATATTAATGAACTGGGGTCTGCAGAGAAGTTTGTTATAGTAATTCTAAGGATACCATTTGCCTTTCTACGAGTTGAAGCTATGCTTTACAGAGAAACTTTTGAAGATGAGGTAGTCCATCTGAAGAACTTCTTTTCGGTGCTAGAG GAGGCCTGCAAGGAACTCAGATCAAGCAGGCTTTTCTTAAAGCTGCTCGAAGCCGTGCTCAAAACAGGCAACCGTATGAATGTTGGAACGATCAGAGGAGGTGCCAGAGCATTTAAGCTTGATGCCCTCCTTAAACTTGCTGATGTGAAAGGAACAGATGGGAAAACTACCTTGCTCCACTTTGTCGTCCAAGAAATAATCCGGTCAGAAGGTATTAGAGTTTCAGATAGCATTATGGGGAGGAtcaaccaacaaaacaaaacgaaaACGGTtgaagagagggaagaagattACAGAAGAATGGGCCTTGATCTTGTTTCTAGTCTAAGTACTGAACTCTACAACGTGAAAAAGACAGCTGCAATTGATTTGGATGTTCTTGCAAGCTCTGTCTCGAATTTATCTGATGGAATGGCTAAACTGCAACATCTAGTGTACAAGGACTTGTCTATGGATGAACAAAATGGTAACTTTGTAAGCTCCATAAGATTCTTCCTGAGTTATGCAGAGAAAAATCTAAAAGACTTGCAAGGAGATGAAGATAGGGTCCTAACACATGTCAAAGAAATTACCGAGTACTTTCATGGAAACTTGAGCAAAGACGAAGCCAACCCACTTCGAATATTTGTGATCGTGAGAGACTTTTTGTGCATGTTAGACAATGTTTGCAAAGAGCTTAGAAGCTCGAAAGCTCCACGCAGTCCGAATCCTCTGGCACCATTCCTGTAG
- the LOC109009752 gene encoding ATP-dependent DNA helicase Q-like SIM has translation MDGNDTSSDQVIEKLIEMGFEDFVVKEGVKARGPSFVDALDYILNGPCRNGGGTSSSSRCSTGNRKALQKRAFSSLHPSSETRQSSILDHFQFKARPKPSKVDVVPDMLVSGSKVSSYVEDHRDCTQELEIGTDWEKKVISLLQNHFGYSSLKNFQKEALAAWFAHQDCLVLAATGSGKSLCFQLPALLTGKVVVVISPLISLMHDQCLKLAKHGVSACFLGSGQPDSSVEQKAMRGMYDIIYVCPETVLRLIKPLQRLAESRGIALFAIDEVHCVSKWGHDFRPDYRRLSVLRENFSACNLKFLEFDIPLMALTATATIRVREDILKSLSMSKETKIVLTSFFRSNLRFSVKHSRTSSSSYEKDFCELIDIYVRKKKTGYKKQIIISQELGGASDGPDISCIYKADGISRNDLNHTEDSYSDRDIDEPYSMKENGSTAMKGKEMSIEYLENDVDVFHGVDDWDVAFGEFCGQSPPACWGSSGLSKTVDPPNEPLEQGLTIIYVPTRKETLNITKYLCGCGVKAAAYNASLPKSHLRRVHKEFHENNLEVVVATIAFGMGIDKLNVRRIIHYGWPQSLEAYYQEAGRAGRDGKLADCTLYANLTRVPSLLPSKRSEDQTKQAYKMLSDCFRYGMNTSRCRAKTLVEYFGEDFSYEKCLLCDVCVDGPPEMQNLKEEADVLMQAIAAHHEESFMDGSYDDAICTGMKQRHSKEMPNLRMLVSKIREQSQKFVATDLLWWRGLARIMEDKGCIQEADEKIHVQIQFPKPTKLGLELLQSEKDQSFYVYPEADMLLSVSKHKSCTTFTEWGKGWADPEIRRQRLERMQVQRNRKPERSTGPWKRKRRGPQTSRSRKSSKRNPDLRTVRGRIESKLSKYQ, from the exons ATGGATGGCAATGATACATCATCTGACCAAGTcattgaaaaattgattgaaatgGGATTTGAGGATTTTGTCGTCAAAGAAGGTGTAAAAGCAAGGGGTCCATCATTTGTTGATGCACTTGACTATATCTTGAATGGTCCTTGTAGAAATGGTGGGGGCACGTCAAGTAGTTCTAGATGTTCCACGGGCAATAGAAAGGCTCTGCAAAAGAGAGCCTTTTCCTCCTTGCATCCTTCAAGTGAAACACGACAGTCTAGCATACTGGACCATTTCCAATTCAAAGCTAGACCAAAACCAAGCAAGGTTGATGTTGTACCTGATATGTTGGTGTCTGGATCAAAGGTGTCTTCTTATGTAGAGGACCATAGGGATTGCACTCAGGAGTTAGAAATTGGAACAGATTGGGAGAAGAAAGTTATCAGTCTCTTGCAAAATCATTTTGGTTATTCATCTCTGAAGAATTTCCAAAAGGAAGCATTGGCTGCCTGGTTTGCTCACCAAGATTGCCTTGTTCTTGCTGCAACAGGGTCTG GAAAATCACTGTGTTTTCAGCTTCCAGCATTATTAACAGGGAAGGTTGTAGTGGTGATTTCCCCCTTGATTAGCTTGATGCATGATCAGTGCTTAAAACTTGCAAAACACGGGGTCTCTGCTTGCTTTCTTGGGTCTGGGCAACCTGATAGTTCTGTGGAACAGAAAGCAATGAGAGGCATGTATGACATAATATATGTTTGTCCAGAGACAGTTTTAAG ATTGATAAAACCACTTCAGAGGCTTGCAGAAAGTCGTGGAATTGCTTTATTTGCAATTGATGAAGTCCATTGTGTTTCCAAGTGGGGCCATGATTTTCGGCCTGATTACAG GCGATTGTCTGTGTTGCGGGAGAACTTCAGTGCTTGCAAtctaaaatttttagaatttgataTACCACTGATGGCATTGACTGCTACTGCCACAATACGGGTTCGAGAAGACATTCTTAAGTCTCTATCCATGTCAAAGGAAACAAAGATTGTGCTTACTTCATTTTTCCGGTCAAATCTTCGGTTTTCG GTAAAACATAGTagaacatcttcatcttcctATGAGAAGGATTTCTGTGAACTGATAGACATTTATGTCAGAAAGAAAAAGACTGGTTACAAGAAACAGATTATAATATCACAAGAATTAGGTGGTGCATCTGATGGCCCTGATATTAGTTGCATATATAAGGCAGATGGAATCTCTCGAAATGATCTAAACCACACTGAGGATTCGTATTCTGACAGAGATATTGATGAGCCATATTCAATGAAGGAAAATGGGTCAACAGCTatgaagggaaaagaaatgtccattgaatatttggaaaatgatgtgGATGTCTTTCATGGTGTGGATGATTGGGATG TTGCCTTTGGTGAATTCTGTGGGCAATCTCCTCCTGCATGCTGGGGTTCGAGTGGGTTATCAAAGACAGTCGATCCTCCAAATGAGCCTTTAGAACAAGGATTGACCATTATATATGTTCCTACTAGAAAAGAGACATTGAACATCACAAAATATCTTTGTGGGTGTGGTGTGAAGGCTGCTGCTTATAATGCTTCA tTGCCAAAATCACATTTAAGGCGGGTTCACAAGGAATTTCATGAAAACAATTTAGAG GTTGTTGTTGCAACAATTGCTTTCGGAATGGGAATTGACAAGTTGAATGTCCGAAGAATTATCCACTATGGTTGGCCACAG AGTTTGGAGGCATACTATCAAGAAGCTGGTCGAGCTGGCAGGGATGGGAAATTGGCAGATTGCA CTCTGTATGCAAATCTAACACGAGTACCATCACTCTTGCCGAGCAAAAGAAGTGAAGATCAGACGAAACAAGCATATAAGATGCTATCTGACTGTTTCAG ATATGGCATGAATACTTCTCGCTGTCGGGCTAAGACACTTGTGGAGTACTTTGGGGAGGATTTTAGTTACGAGAAGTGTCTCTT ATGTGATGTTTGTGTTGATGGACCTCCTGAAATGCAGAATTTGAAAGAGGAGGCAGATGTGTTGATGCAGGCTATTGCTGCTCATCAT GAGGAAAGTTTTATGGATGGCTCATATGACGATGCTATATGCACTGGCATGAAGCAACGGCACTCTAAGGAAATGCCGAATCTCAGAATGCTTGTTAGTAAAATAAGGGAACAG TCACAAAAATTTGTGGCAACTGATCTGCTATGGTGGCGAGGTCTTGCACGGATTATGGAAGATAAAGGATGCATCCAAGAGGCAGATGAGAAG ATTCATGTTCAGATTCAATTCCCAAAGCCAACAAAACTCGGCCTGGAACTTTTGCAATCTGAAAAGGATCAATCTTTTTATGTTTATCCGGAGGCAGATATGCTGCTGTCAGTGAGCAAGCACAAATCTTGTACAACTTTCACAGAATGGGGAAAAGGCTGGGCGGATCCTGAGATCCGACGCCAGCGCTTAGAAAGGATGCAAGTGCAACGGAATAGAAAGCCAGAAAGGTCAACTGGGCCATGGAAACGAAAGCGTCGAGGACCACAAACCTCACGAAGTAGAAAATCAAGTAAACGCAACCCAGATTTAAGAACAGTTAGAGGAAGGATAGAATCGAAACTCTCAAAATATCAGTGA
- the LOC109009751 gene encoding histone H2A.1-like: MEAAKTTTRGAGGRRGGDRKKSVSKSIKAGLQFPVGRIARYLKKGRYAQRTGTGAPIYLAAVLEYLAAEVLELAGNAARDNKKNRINPRHVLLAVRNDEELGKLLQGVTIANGGVLPNINPVLLPKKTATSESEKVSKSPKKA, translated from the exons ATGGAGGCCGCGAAGACAACGACTAGGGGAGCGGGAGGAAGAAGGGGTGGTGACAGGAAGAAGTCGGTGTCGAAGTCGATCAAGGCAGGGCTCCAGTTCCCCGTGGGTCGGATCGCTCGGTATTTGAAGAAGGGTCGCTACGCCCAAAGAACGGGCACAGGGGCTCCGATCTACCTCGCTGCAGTCCTTGAATATCTTGCCGCTGAG GTGCTGGAATTGGCAGGGAACGCAGCACGTGATAACAAGAAAAACAGGATCAATCCGAGGCACGTGCTTTTGGCTGTGAGGAACGACGAGGAACTTGGGAAACTACTTCAAGGCGTCACCATTGCCAACGGCGGAGTTCTGCCAAACATCAACCCAGTATTGCTACCAAAGAAAACAGCTACTTCCGAATCCGAGAAGGTCTCCAAGTCTCCCAAGAAAGCCTAA
- the LOC109009750 gene encoding protein SRC2 homolog has translation MECRPLDIVIESAKDLKDVNLFSKMDVYAVVKIEGVYNLKSSTQKTPTDKDCGTSPKWNFHVKFTIDDDAANQNRLTLVIKIKSDRTLGDREIGEVHVPIKELLDGFGVAKEAKHATYSVRTPSGKTKGTLDISYKFGEKFTAPEIKSKQAEPVMAYPAGYAAGSSGAAAYPPPGAYPQPMHAHPQAAPGYAGYPPGGYPPYPQYPPPGGYPPQPAYGYGGYGAPVQQPHKPKKNGMGGMGLGLGAGLLGGLLVGDMISDAASYDGYHDGGFGDGFDF, from the coding sequence atgGAGTGCAGACCTTTGGATATCGTAATCGAGTCCGCAAAGGACTTGAAGGACGTCAATCTTTTCTCCAAGATGGATGTCTACGCCGTCGTTAAGATCGAAGGCGTCTACAACCTCAAATCATCCACCCAAAAGACGCCCACCGACAAAGACTGTGGCACAAGCCCCAAATGGAACTTCCATGTCAAGTTCACCATCGACGACGACGCTGCTAATCAGAACCGCCTTACCCTCGTCATCAAGATCAAGTCCGACAGGACCTTGGGCGACAGAGAGATCGGCGAAGTCCACGTGCCTATCAAGGAGCTTTTGGACGGTTTTGGCGTTGCCAAGGAAGCGAAACACGCTACTTATAGCGTCAGGACCCCGTCTGGGAAGACCAAGGGAACTCTGGATATCTCCTACAAGTTCGGTGAAAAGTTCACCGCGCCTGAGATTAAAAGCAAGCAGGCAGAGCCGGTTATGGCGTACCCTGCGGGCTATGCCGCTGGATCTAGTGGCGCTGCCGCGTATCCGCCACCGGGAGCATACCCACAGCCCATGCATGCGCACCCACAGGCTGCGCCAGGATATGCTGGGTACCCACCTGGGGGATACCCGCCGTATCCCCAGTACCCTCCGCCTGGCGGGTATCCACCGCAGCCGGCTTACGGGTACGGTGGATACGGGGCGCCGGTGCAGCAGCCACATAAACCAAAGAAGAATGGGATGGGAGGGATGGGGTTGGGGCTTGGAGCAGGATTGCTGGGTGGGTTGCTAGTTGGAGACATGATCTCGGATGCTGCTTCCTATGATGGGTACCATGATGGTGGCTTTGGTGATGGgtttgatttttaa